ATTAATTCCCTAATTATTATGTGGATTTTCATTATACGTATACAAGGTTCAACAAGTTAGGTACCAACAAGCAACACATTTAGACTACAAATATTTGGTTCGATCATTtaaggaaataaataaataaatcatccCTATAGGACGATTAGATTCACCATATTAGTGATTTTAGTGCTCATATTATTAGTTATTAGACAAAAGAACCTGTGCAGCTTGAATTTGAAAcgattttaaattaaattaaaatatttaattaaagaaaagtaaaTTTGATTGgtcaaatttaaaaataattcccAATTTAGATGGTCAAAGTGTGTTAGATGAACACAGATTTAAAATGAGCAAGTCCAACTAATCAGTTGCTACAGTTAAATATTAATGATTAGGGCATGGGTTTAATTTAACTCATATACCTCGTGCCTTTCGTTCGATCAATATGTTTCCTTATGGTTATGTCTAACAATCGATTGGCATTATTCGGCGAATACCGATATAGCCTACGAGAACTTTTCGTATAAACAGATTTAAGGATGTTACTAAGAAATACTGATTCGAATgctgatatacatatataacatAAAGATAATTTTATACTGAGCAGAGTTGGGAAAGCTTTCTGTGCAAGGGTATTAAAATAATAAGGAAACATTGTTTAGAATTTATTCTCCACAtagaaatgtaatttttaattgtgtAGTTATCAGTTATAAATTACATTACAAATTATTACAGCCAGTTGTCTTACAAAATATTACCCATTAAAATGATAAAAagtaattgcaaatttataaATGGATTTAGTTTTACttaaaacaactaaaaaaaatataaaagtgtgatttttattataaaaaacttgttttttttttaaattgcttGTTCTGGTTGTCGTTCTTTAAATTTCAAAGTTTCTTCGAAAATCAATGACTTCAAGGCGTCTCGGGATATATCatcattttccatatttatacGAAACGGTACTTCAGCAACAGGCTagtcaaaaaattaaaataaaatggaaaaaacaGATAAGTACGCTATTTGGCTATTAAATCCTCTACCATTCATAGTACCTCATCTCCAGGATCATAATACTGCTCTAAGTAGGGATGCGCAAGGGCTTCTTCAACTGGAATTCGTTTGTGCGGATTAAATGTCAACATTTTTCCCAGTAGATCTAAAGCTAAAGGATCGGCATTTGGGAAAAGTCTCGACCATGGAACATTTGGCTTAAAAGGCAAAGACTCTAAATAGTTGCGTGCCTGAAATCCAAAGAGTTTTACGATATTTTAACATAAAAGTAAGAGGTTCACATGCCTTTTCATTGATAATGCACTCTAAATCTTCACGTGATGGAGATCCCAAGACACCAAGAATATGATTAAGTTGGTCCAGATAATGTTTTCCAGGGAATATTGGTCGATTACTTAACATTTCAGCCAAAATGCATCCAACGGACCAGATATCAAtagattttgtgtatcccttGGAATTGAGCATAATTTCAGGTGCGCGATACCACCGAGTGGCAACATATTCTGTTAGAAACCCAGTGTGATCGTGCTCAGGATCTGCAATTCGGGCTAGTCCAAAATCGCATATCTATGGATGATTTTTTATCAAATCCAGTAAAGAGGTTAAATGAGTAAGTTGAAAAATACATACTTTTAAATCACATGTCTTATTCAACAATAGATTGCTTGGCTTTAAATCCCGATGTAAGACATTTGCTGAATGAATGTACTTTAATCCTCGCAATATTTGATATAGGAAGTAGCAGATATGGTCATTACTGAGCCTCTGAAATGATAAAGAACCAAATATGTTAAGACCTATTCGCATACCTACTTAATATGCAACCAAAATTATAAAACTCGGCCGAGCCgtgtatattttattgggTATAAATTGGGTAGCTGGCGTACATACCTGTGTTTTAAGTAGTTTATACAAATCAGTCTCCATTAAACACTGTACTATATAAACATCTCTCATCTGTTCTATGCTATCTACACGCAAGATGTCTCGTATATCAATTATCTAAAAATATGTTAATACCAATATAAATGAATGATttgataaaaaacaaataaaaagaaattgaGTTACGTTTTCATGTTTAAACCGGGTCAGAATTGTTATCTCTCTCAGAGTTCTTTGACAATACGTTTGGTGTTCAAACGGCgaaatttttttaattgcaactcTTTGGTTTGTTATCGTGTCATCCGCAGAgctgtaaatataaataaaacaaatcgaattaaaGGTACCGTTATTTTTCACGACCCTTCAGCGTTTCAGGTGGGAGGTAGGTGATGATGCGACTTCTATTCTCCATAGTAATAAGGAATAAGGAAGTGGTAATGTGGCTCAGACGAGTAGTAAAtttgatgtatgtatttaatttaaaaaaccTATGGGCTATATATAGGAACCTGTTGGTCTCTGTTCATCTTGCCGCGGTTCGCCAAGGTGGTTATTACGACCGTGTGACCTGGTGTGTCTGATGCCTGGTGCTGTTAACGTTCTGAGAtaaaaaaagaggaggaatGTTGTGAGACACGTTCGAacacgtcacaacttttatatccaGGACTCAGTCAGTACATGTGTACACACGCATCTAAATCACTTCTCccaccaacacgcccttttagcacGCCCCCCTCCAGCTGGGCAGCATACTGCACGAGGCAGAGTATGCGAGCGAGATGGTATGCGAAAGaataaacaaagctgctgTGATGGGTGGTGGGAAGGCACTGGACATGAATTTCGAAattctataataatgatccaatcggaccCTTACTCGTGGATCTGATAGGTATGGCCATTTTTACGAAactgcgtttttagttttctcttatcttcaaaattttagatgTGAGAGATTTCGCACTTTATGGTGTCGAAAGGGGGATTGGCTAAATTTTGAAACGAACTTGATTCCGTGTGATATCACATTAGTCATCATACAAATTTTGGTgtctctagctcttatagtctatAAGAATgaggcgtcaaacaagacggacggacggacgaacggtCAGAAATGGCTATCACAAGGATTGACTAATTTTTAAAGATATTCAAGTGCCTAAACTATCCATGATTTTTTCAATCCTTTTTAAACAAactttttaaactttttagaccatccatttttcattttgttgaagatttaaaaatgtatacatgctaagatatgtacatacgaaaCGTAAATGTACGTACATCTtgataaaaatattttaatttactcACACCACCATGCCGTAAGCTCCTTCGCCAATGTAAGCTAATTTGGTGTATCTGGGACCCACTTCAAAAATTTGACCCCTTATTAATTCGGCATTAGGGTGCGGGGCCTGCAAAGCCACTGCACCTTCAGCACTTGCTCCAGCAGCATTTGCTTCCGCCATTTTCAAGAGTACAATGTTTTTCTGAAAAATATAACGTATACAATTATTTTAGCACAAATTTcattcaacaaataaaaagacaaCACAATTTACCGTGAACTAATTGCTCTCAAACTTGAACaaatatgtattgtatgcatatacacacatacatatgtacatacaaatgtatatcgGGAACACGAGTTGCATTACCTTTCAATATTTAGGAGACTCTGTATTGTTAAAATATGTGGAGGCAAGTAAATGTAATTTGCATCAAGAAAGTCTCAACTATATTTGTAGCACTTTTTCACTACACCAACAATATTTGTAAATTCACTTATTCTAATTTAATGCtttattgaaattttttaTGGGTGttccaatttattttcaatttaaaactATCGATATTTTTGACGAACCCAATAGCATTTATGGGCCTGACTAGCCCTGCTAGCACTAATTTTGAATGTTAGAGTTTGTCAACAATAGTAGGGAACGTTGGGAAGATTTGAAAGATGTGAAACACCGGTTCACACtagcatacatacatgcaaaAAGCAGtgctgtttatgtttttttttttcttctcatatataaatgattattaataaattagcAATGGTATTGAGTgtaaatcagcagcagaataGTTTCTTACTCAAACTAATCATGTTGCTGGACATGAATAACAATGATCAGGACCACTTTGAAGGCAAAGAAATCTTTCattgcaaaaatgcatttagtCAGTTTGGAAAATGATTGGCTGCTATTCAGTGCTCCTTTTGATCCTTTTGTTCCTCTAAACGCTCTTTTTTTCTCCATGTATACGTGCGAGTTTTTTCGGTATCCACGCAAATACGCTCCTGCCATCACAGATTTTGAAGTTTTAGGCCCCTTATGCTGACAGTGTTCTGATGTGTTTGGCAGTGATTTGGCACTCCTATTTTGTGGACGATTGCCCAGGAAATAAGAGAATATaaaacgtacatacatatattcaaaatattccAAAGAAACTATTATATTCGAGACTTCGCACGGGACAAGTATAGAAGTGGTTTTCGAGGAGATCAATTCAAACGCAGATTTCTGCTAAGGTAGAGGTAATGGGTATCAGTATAACTTGAACACCAATCCATAATTCGTGTTTAAATAAGACCAATTTAAAACTCCAAGATGTTAAATTCATGTTCTGTTAAAATTATCCGCGTAagaatataatatattttttttactaAGGTTCCCTATGGTAATTTAGCTTTCAATTTCACCAGGAATTGAGAACACAAAACCGATAGCGATTAGAGCTGGAACGATATTCATTTTTAGAAGATTCTGAAATTGAGAACAATTGTGAactacacatatacatacatacatatatgatttGTACAACCCTACGTGATTTCTTTTGCAGATCGTGttcatttaaatcaaatcaCGCCTAAACGCATAACG
The sequence above is a segment of the Drosophila subobscura isolate 14011-0131.10 chromosome U, UCBerk_Dsub_1.0, whole genome shotgun sequence genome. Coding sequences within it:
- the LOC117902282 gene encoding mitogen-activated protein kinase ERK-A codes for the protein MAEANAAGASAEGAVALQAPHPNAELIRGQIFEVGPRYTKLAYIGEGAYGMVVSADDTITNQRVAIKKISPFEHQTYCQRTLREITILTRFKHENIIDIRDILRVDSIEQMRDVYIVQCLMETDLYKLLKTQRLSNDHICYFLYQILRGLKYIHSANVLHRDLKPSNLLLNKTCDLKICDFGLARIADPEHDHTGFLTEYVATRWYRAPEIMLNSKGYTKSIDIWSVGCILAEMLSNRPIFPGKHYLDQLNHILGVLGSPSREDLECIINEKARNYLESLPFKPNVPWSRLFPNADPLALDLLGKMLTFNPHKRIPVEEALAHPYLEQYYDPGDEPVAEVPFRINMENDDISRDALKSLIFEETLKFKERQPEQAI